TCACGCACAACGCGACGGTCTGACGGAGGGTGAGTGTCACCCAGCCAGTGTCCGAACGTCGGGTGAGCGTTCGATGAACCGATTATGAGGGAGGCTTCATGGAGGGAGCCGGTCTCACTGCGGCAGCCGGTACCCCATGCCGCGCACGGTCTCGACGCGGCGGGCGCCCAGCTTCTTGCGCAGGGCGCGCACGTACACGTCCACGATGTTCGAACCGGGGTCGAAGTCGTACCCCCAGACGTGGGAGAGGATCTGCTCACGGGACAGCACCTGTCCCGGGTGGCGCAGGAACAGTTCGAGCAGGACGAACTCGCGCGCCGTCAGATCCACCAGATCCTCGCCGGCGCGCGCCCGGCGCGTGCGCAGGTCGAGGCTCAGGTCGCCGCTGCGCAGCACCGTGACCTCGGGCGCGCGCGCCGCGGTGCGCAGGCGCAGCCGCACGCGGGCGAGCAGTTCCTCGAAGCGGAACGGCTTGGTCATCCAGTCGTCCGCGCCGCCTTCGAGTCCCGCGACGGTGTCGCGCACCGAGTCCCGCGCGGTGAGGACGATGACGGGCACGCTGACGCGCGCCTCGCGCATCTCGCGCAGCACCGTGAAGCCGTCCCGGCCCGGCAGGCCGATGTCGAGCAGCACCAGGTCGTAGCCGCCGGTGTGGACGTAGTCGAGCGCCGCGTCGCCGTCGGCGGCCACGGTGGTGGTGAAGCCGTTGGCCCGCAGGCCCTTCTCGACGAAGGAGGCGATGCGCTCCTCGTCCTCGGCGATGAGGATGCGGTTCATGGGGTCTCCAGTACGAGTACGAAGGTGGCGCCCCCGCCGGAGGTGGGGCGCAGATCCACGCGGCCGTGGTGGCCCTCGGCTATGGCCTTGACGATGGAGAGGCCGAGTCCGGCGCCGCTGCTCCCGCCGGTCCTGCCGCCGCGGCGCGCGTCGCCGCGGCGGAAGCGTTCGAAGATCACGTCGGCCTCGTCCGGGCGCACCCCGGGTCCCGAGTCGGCGACGTACAGTTCCACCCGGCCCTCGGCGACCCGGGAGCCGATGCGCACGGCCTGGCCCGGCCTGGTGTGCTCGACGGCGTTCTGCGCCAGCTGCACCATGGCCTGGGTGATGCGCTGCGCGTCGAGCTCGGCCTCGCACTCGGCCACCTCGGGCAGCTCCCAGCGCCGGTCGCCCAGCGCCCGCGCCTTGACGAACACGTCTGCGGTCAGCTCCGCCAGCTGAACGGGCGCCGGCTGCACGAAGTCGGGCCGCTCCGCCTTGGCGAGCAGCAGCAGGTCCTCGACGATGCGGCTCATGCGGTCGAGTTCGTCGGTGACCAGCCGTATCGTCTCCCGCCGTTCCGCGACGGCCTCGGGGCCCTCGCCCTCGCTCATCAGCTCAAGGTGGCCGCGGACGATGGTGATGGGGGTGCGCAGCTCGTGGCCCGCGTCGTCCACGAAGCGCCGTTGCGCCCCGAACGCCCGCTCCAGCCGGTCGAGCATCGCGTTGAACGTCTCCGCGAGGGCCGAGATGTCGTCGCGGCCCCTGATCGGGATGCGCCGGGTGAGGTCCTGCTCGGTCAGCTGGGCCGCGGTGGCGCGCACCAGGCGGACCGGAGCCAGGATGCTGCCCGCGACCGCCCACCCGACCGCGCAGGTCAGCAGCAGCGCGACGCCGGAGATGGCGAGCAGGATGCCGACCACGTTGTGCGCCGAGGACTGCGCCCGGTCGGCGTGGAAGGCGACGACGAACATGGCCTGCGGGTCGTCGCCGTTCGGCATGATGGGGACCTTCGCCCACCTGACCTCGCCTTCCGCGCGGTCGAGCGTGCCGGCGCGCTCGGGGGCGGCGGCGATCCGCTCCAGCGAGCCCGCGTCGCGGTGCAGCGGCAGCCGGGAGGGGATGTCGCGCTGCTGCCTGATGACGATGGGCGACGGCGACTCCACTATGTAACCGAGCAGCTCCTCGGCGGGTTCCGGATACTGGCGCTCCAGGTAGACATTGAGCAGCCGGCGCGCGTCGGAGAAGCGTTCCCCGGTCTCCGGGTCGCGGCCACGGGCCACGAAGTTGCGGAACTCGGAGCTCTCCTGGCTCAGTATCTGCGAGGTGCGTTCCTCGACGTCGCGCAGCAGGATCGACCGGGTGGTGACCACGACGGCGGCCAGCGCGACGGCCATGACGACCACGAGCCACAGCAGGATGCGGAACCGGGCGGAGACGCGGGACGGCGCCCGGGCGCCGTCCGCGGCCGTCGCGCCGCGGTCAGTCGTCGAGGTCGTCCCCTCCCTCGCCGTCGTCGTCATCAGGACCGTCGTCGTCCGGGCCGTCGTCGTCGA
Above is a genomic segment from Streptomyces marincola containing:
- a CDS encoding response regulator transcription factor translates to MNRILIAEDEERIASFVEKGLRANGFTTTVAADGDAALDYVHTGGYDLVLLDIGLPGRDGFTVLREMREARVSVPVIVLTARDSVRDTVAGLEGGADDWMTKPFRFEELLARVRLRLRTAARAPEVTVLRSGDLSLDLRTRRARAGEDLVDLTAREFVLLELFLRHPGQVLSREQILSHVWGYDFDPGSNIVDVYVRALRKKLGARRVETVRGMGYRLPQ
- a CDS encoding sensor histidine kinase; translation: MTTTAREGTTSTTDRGATAADGARAPSRVSARFRILLWLVVVMAVALAAVVVTTRSILLRDVEERTSQILSQESSEFRNFVARGRDPETGERFSDARRLLNVYLERQYPEPAEELLGYIVESPSPIVIRQQRDIPSRLPLHRDAGSLERIAAAPERAGTLDRAEGEVRWAKVPIMPNGDDPQAMFVVAFHADRAQSSAHNVVGILLAISGVALLLTCAVGWAVAGSILAPVRLVRATAAQLTEQDLTRRIPIRGRDDISALAETFNAMLDRLERAFGAQRRFVDDAGHELRTPITIVRGHLELMSEGEGPEAVAERRETIRLVTDELDRMSRIVEDLLLLAKAERPDFVQPAPVQLAELTADVFVKARALGDRRWELPEVAECEAELDAQRITQAMVQLAQNAVEHTRPGQAVRIGSRVAEGRVELYVADSGPGVRPDEADVIFERFRRGDARRGGRTGGSSGAGLGLSIVKAIAEGHHGRVDLRPTSGGGATFVLVLETP